The Thermodesulfobacteriota bacterium region CTTGGCAACTCTGTGGCATAGAGTTTCCAGGTCGTCCACCCATAGATTGTGTTTTTCTAACATCGATTTTATAAATTCAGGGCTGAAACCTGAACGAGACACCGACCTCAAGTCTCCTAAGGAGTCATATTTTGGTTCAAGGCTTTTGATAACATCCCTTTGGCTTAGTTTCCCTACTATCTTTTTGTTGTTGTCATAGACCAGAATGGCGCGATGCCTTTCACGGGAAACGTCAAATGCCTTTTGTGCCTCCTCCAGGGCATAAACAGCGTCAGCCATAGAACTATCCTTATGCACCGTTGCATACTCCTCCACAGGCACCATTATATCTTTCACTCTTATTTCTTTCATTGTTTACTCCTTATAGCATAGCCATCAAAATTAAACCGTTATTTTTCGTCATATATTTTTTTCGCCTCATCTGCCTCCCCTGCCTCTGCAAAGGTTGCAGCAGCAGTATACCTGTCGAGTTTTCTTCTGAAGGCGTCTTTCATTCTCTTGACCAGACTATCGATATCAACAGGTTTCTCCATATAATCAAATATCCCCAGCCTTCTAGCCTCTTCTTCATCCTTCTTGGTTCCATGCCCTGTCAGCATTATGACCTCGATGTCGGGGTATGCCATTTTCACTTTTTTAAGGACATCCATACCATCAATCCCGGGCATCTTAAGGTCGAGAACCATAACATCGGGTTCCTGATTTTCAACATAACTCAAAGCCCCTTCTCCGTCATAAACAGTATCTGAACTAAGGTCTCTCATTTCAAGTCTTTCAGCGAGGGCCTTAACAAATTCTTCTTCATCATCTACCAGAAGCACCTTCATTTTTCTCTTCATTTTATTTCTCCTTTTCTCTTTTTTTCAAGATTTCC contains the following coding sequences:
- a CDS encoding CBS domain-containing protein: MKEIRVKDIMVPVEEYATVHKDSSMADAVYALEEAQKAFDVSRERHRAILVYDNNKKIVGKLSQRDVIKSLEPKYDSLGDLRSVSRSGFSPEFIKSMLEKHNLWVDDLETLCHRVAKMKVKEAMYVPTEGEKIEEDATFGKALHMFIIGHHQSLLVTRVEDIVGILRLVDVFKLVCERIKACRI
- a CDS encoding response regulator, which gives rise to MKRKMKVLLVDDEEEFVKALAERLEMRDLSSDTVYDGEGALSYVENQEPDVMVLDLKMPGIDGMDVLKKVKMAYPDIEVIMLTGHGTKKDEEEARRLGIFDYMEKPVDIDSLVKRMKDAFRRKLDRYTAAATFAEAGEADEAKKIYDEK